The Campylobacter concisus DNA window GCTTAAGATGTGTGAATTTTGAGAAATTTCTTTTAACTGCTCTTTTTGTTTAACGCCAAATTTATGCTCTTCATCAACCACTATAAGCCCTAAATTCTCAGCCTTTACACCAAGAAGCGCATGCGTACCCACGCAAACTATCGGCTCATTTTCTTTTAGTGCTTTTTGCAGGCTCGACTTCTCTTTGGCACTTGAGAAGCGATCTAGCCTAAAGACCTTTATGTCAAATTTGCTAAATCTTTGGCTTAGTGTCTTATAATGCTGCGAGCTAAGAAGCGTCGTTGGCACGAAGAAAAATGCGCTAAAGCCTGATTTTATGCAGGTAAATATGGCGTTCATCGCAACTTCAGTCTTACCAAAGCCAACGTCTCCGCTAAGCAGCCTATCCATGACCTTGCCACTTTTTAGCTCATCTTTTATATCATTTACCGCTTTTTGCTGATCACTCGTATATGAAAAGCCAGCGTCTTGGACAAAATTTAGATAAGAGATGTCTTCTTTTTGCAAAATTTTACCAGCCACAAGCTCTCTTTTTGCCGCCATTGCTACGATCTTTGAAGCGATCGCGAAGAGTTTTTCTCTAACCTTTTCTTTTATCTTGGCAAAATTTGCCTTGCCTAAGCGGTCCAGCACCGCCATAGAACCATTTTGAGCGATATAGCGGTCTATCAAATTTAGATGCTCTACTGGCAAAAGAAGCTTGTCGTCATTTTGGTAGGCGATAACCACAAATTCCTTTGTCGCGCCCAAAACCTTGATCTTTTCAAGCCCCAAAAATCTGCCTATACCATAATCTTCATGCACGACGTAGTCATTTACCTTTAGCTCATCCACCACGAGACTTGAGCGTTTAACTCGTCTTTTTTTCTCAAATTTATTAAGTGAGACTACGATCTTATCACTTGAGGTTAAATTTACTACAAGGGGCGAAATTTCAAGCTTTACGTTAGCAAAGCCATCAAGCTCATAGCCCTTAAAAAGCCCTTCATTTCTTGAAAGAACGGTTATGCTTTTGCTTTTATTTAGCTCAAAAAAGTCAAAATTTAAAGTAACTTCTAGGTCTTTATAGACCTTTGGCTCAGGCAAAATTTCAATGCCCTTAAATTTCTCCTTGGGCACATCATAAATTTCAAAATCGATCTTTTTAATAAGCCTTGAGTCAAATTCTTTTAAATAGTCACTAAAGCTATCTATCGCCCAAAATCCAAGCGAATTTAGATCACTCACCAAAGCATCACTTTGCATATCCTCGATCTTTTGGCTAACTTTTTCAAACTCATCTTTGCTCAAATTTGCGATAAATGGCACGATCTCGGCTTCGCTTAGCTCATTTTTGTTGCTAATTTGCGTGGCGGTGTTATAATTTCTTATGCTCTCCACCTCATCGCCAAAGAGCAAAATCCTAATAGGATCGTCCATATTTACGCCGTAAATGTCAATGACTTCGCCACGAATGCTAAACTCGCCAACGCTCTCAACGATATCGACGCACTCGTAGCCAAAGCGTATGAGTAGGTCAGCAAATTCGCTTAAATTTAGATTATCTTTTAGCTTGATCGTTGAGCTCTCTAGGTTTTTTTGCGTTGGAAGTGGGTTTAAGAGCGTGCTAAATGGGCTTATGATGATCTTTTTGCCATCAAATTTATAGTATTTGCTAAGAACGGATGAAATTTCAAAGAGCTCTTCGTTAAAGCTTCTTAGATCATCGCCCTTTTTAGCTCTAAAATCAGGTAGTTTAAATGCGCTAAAGCCAGCAAAACTAGCCGCATCAGCGCAGAGTGCCGCCTCTTTGTCATCTTCGCAGATGAGAATTTGTGGGGCGTGTGTTAAAAGATACTCATAGACCTTTGCTTGCATAGTACTCTTTTAAAAAGGCTTCGACCAGGTGAAACGAGCCAAATGCTAGATAAATTTTGCCGTTTTTTGCCTCTTTTATATCGTTCATATCGCTTGGCTCAAACTCTCTATGCGAAATTTCAAGCTCGTTTAAAGCCTTGTTTATAAGCTCTCCGCCAAGCTCCCTGCCCTCGCAGTGGTAGTGATAAAGTAGCACGCCCTCAATGACTGGCTTTAGAGCTGCCAAAACCGCTTTGAAATCTTTATCTAAAAATGAGTTATAAACTAGTGTTAGCTTCTTGTCACTAAACTCTTTAGAGCTAAATTTCTTAGCAACAGCCTTTGCGCCAAGCTCGTTGTGACCGACATCAGCGTATAAATTTGAAGCGATCTTTTCGCATCTACCTCGAAGCGTAAGAGCACCAAGCTTTTTTATGTCTATACCGCTCTCTAAAATTTTAGCAGCAGCGTAGGCTAGAGTTAAATTTGATCGTAAAAACCCTGGCAGATTAAATTTATCTGCATAGTTTGCGATCTCATTTAAATTTTCTTTGGTTAAAATTTCTCTTGGAAAGCTCAGAGTTGCGCCCTTTTCGCTTGCAATCTCTTTTGCGATAGCAACGCTTATCTCGTTCATCTCATCATTTAAAATAGCTCTTTTGCCCATTGCTTCAAATTTTGTGCGCGAAATTTCTTCTAAGCTATTGCCTAATATCGCTGTGTGATCAAAGCCGATCGGAGTAAAGATGCTTAGCTCTTTTTCAAAGACATTTGTAGCATCCAGTACGCCGCCCATGCCAGCCTCGCAGACAAAGTAGTCACAACCCTCAAAAAGAACCGCAGAAAGCAGCGTCATATACTCAAAATAGCTCGTTTTTATCTTGTACTCATCACTTAAAAGAGCCTGCAAGCGCTCGTGAGCTGCCTCTAAAATTTCATCGCTAGCGACCTCACCATTTAGCCAAAATCGCTCATTAAACTTAAATATATGAGGGCTTGTGTAGTGCCCTACTTTTGCGCCATTTTGGCTTAAAATTTGCGCTAAAAAGCGTCCAGTACTTCCTTTACCATTTGTGCCTATTATGTGAATAATCTTAAATGGCTTTATGTGCTCTTTTATAGTCGCATACGCTCTAATAATCCTGCCATAATCAATCTCTTTGTAGTAAAGTGGTTTGCCATCAAGAAATTTAGCTAGGCTCATTTTTCCTCGATTATCTTTGGCATTACTTGATTTCTACCATTTTCTTTTGAGAGATAAAGCATCTTGTCAGCAGCTTCAAGCGTCATCGTCTCGCTTAAATTTGCACTTCTTGTCGCTATACCGGAGCTGATAGTAACCTTGATACGCTCGTTTTTATAGATAAATTTGAAATTTTCTATCATACTTCTTAGCTTATCTCCAAATTTAACACTATCTTTTAAGCCAGTGCTTGGAAGTAAGATTACAAATTCTTCACCGCCATATCTACCAACGAAATCAACCTTTCTAGCGTTTTTCTTAAGCACTTGAGCCACTGCTGAAAGAATAACATCTCCAGCCTCATGCCCATAAGTATCGTTTATGCTTTTGAAATGATCAATATCAACAAAGCATATAGAGTAATCAGTCCCATAGCGTTTATACGCTTCTTCAATGCGTTGAATCTCATTCATCAAAGCACGCTTAGTAGATACCTTTGTCAAAAAGTCCTCTTTGCTCTCCAGTTTAGCTTCCTCAAGCTCTTTTTCAAGGCTGTTCACTCTATTTTGAAGCTCTAAAATAGTAGCTTGTCTATTGTGCATCTCGATACCAAGCTCTTTGCTCTCGATCTCCAAAGCTCCAGCGATCTCAATAAGCATACTTCTTACTTGATCAATGCTGTTTGTATTTAAATTTACATTTTTAAGATCATTTTTAATGCTTTTTACTTTATCGGAACTACTTTGCGAGCTAACTGCAATATCAGAAATTCTCTCGCTTATATTTTGCAAGACATTATTTAGCGAACCAACTTTTTCTATGATCTCCGTTCTATCTTCTTCTATTCTGCGATCAACAAATGCCTTTACCTTTTCTTGAAATTCTTTGCTATTTAAGGTTTTAGGATTTTGCTTCAAAGTACTTCTTATCGAGCTAAGCTCTTCATCAAGATCCTTTGTAATAGAAGGCTCAAGAGTAAGGCTTAAAAGCTGAATCAAAACATCCTCTTCGCCATCTTCATCTTTTTGTGTAAGAAATTTTTCAAGTTCAGAACTCATTGTCTTTAAATCATCAAAATTTCTAACACCATAATATTTCAAAAATTCTAAAAATTCAGTGTCATACGAGCTAACAAAGTCAAACCATCTAAGGCACATTTCTTCAAGATTTTTCTCATCATATCTTCTAGCGAGCAGCTGCATACTTTGCTCTGCTAAGCTTTTTGCATCTTTATTGTGAAGCATTGAGATAGCTTGGAGAATTCTTCTAGCAAATGCATTTAGCGACTGTAGTTTTTTATCATCAGCCACAAGGCCTGCTCCTTGTTGAGCACCCCTAGAGAGCCTAGCAGTCATAAAAGCGACAAACTCATCGACCGTCTTTATATGAAGGCTTAGGGCTTGATTTTTATATTCGTCACCAAGCCTTGAGATATATTTTTCTATCTTTTTACTCTCTTCTGTTGTAAAGCCGTATTTTTTAGAAATTTCATTATAGACTTCAGTGTAATTCTCTGGCGTTAGCATCAAATGGCGATCTTTGATCTCATTTAAGGCTTCCTTGACTATTTGACTAACGGTTACTGCTGCCATTTCTATATCCTTTTACCGCTAAACTTGCGATATACTCATCAAAGGCCTCTTTTGATGCCTCTTTGATAGCTTCGTATTTTTGAGTATCACTAAGAACGCTATCAGCAAATCTTACATCTTTTTGACGTCTTGCGACACTAAAGTCATACTCGCCAGTGGCTGGAATATCAACTACGGTGCCATCTTTAAATTTAGTCTTATAATTTAAGCTTAAATGTGCTTTGTATGACGTAATATAGCCAAACTCATCATAAATAATTGCTTCATAGCTTAAATTATTAACTGAAACTATTATCGAAGTATCAGCACTTTCTTTGCTTGATAAATTTTTATTTAGCCTTGCGACCATGCCCTCTTTTACAGCGTCTTTTATCCAAACGCTATTTTTTGGTTCTTCTTTGCTGATAATCACATCAACGTAAATTTTATCGCCAACTAGATCATGTGTGATCTTTGAAACCGGCTTATAGCCACATCCACAGATAAATATCGCAATAAAAAACGCTAAAAAATATCTCAAAATTTATCCTTTAATGACAAAATTTACTAATTTGCCTTTTATATAAATCTCTTTTAAAATTTCTTTTCCTTCAAGCCATTTAGCTACGTTTTGCTTAGCTAGCTTTAAAATTTCACCCTCACTCTCGCTCGCTGCCACTTCAAACTCGGCTCTTTTTTTGCCATTTACTGTAACTGCAAGAGCGATACTATCTTTTACAAAAACCTCTTCTTTTACGGCTATCTTTGTGAAATTTTTTCTACCAAAAAGCTCTTCACTAAGCTCATTTGCGATGTGCGGCACGATAGGTTCTAGTAAATTTAAGATGATGAAAAAGCCCTCAGCATTTACATCTTCGTTATCCTGCGCATTTATGGCATTTAGTGCCTCCATGCAAGCAGCGATTAGTGTATTAAAAGCAAATGTGTCTCCAAAAACTTCGGTTGATTTTTTAAGCGCTTCATAAATTTTTAGCCTTGCAAATTTCTCGTCTTTGTTTAGGCTTTCATGGTCTATCTGAGGCAGCTTGTCTATCTTTTTGATAGTTTGTGCCTTCTCCCAAAGCCTATTTAAAAACCTAAACGCACCATCAACTGCGCTGTCATTCCACTCAAGCTCTTTTTGAGGAGGCGCTGCAAAAAGGATAAAGAGCCTTGCCGTATCAGCACCATATTTATTGATAATATCATCAGGATCTACGACATTGCCCTTACTTTTACTCATCTTTTTGCCATCTTTTAAGACCATGCCTTGAGTTAGCAAATTTTCAAATGGCTCGTCATCTCTTAGATAGCCTAGATCTCTTAAGACCTTTTGGAAAAATCTAGCGTATAAAAGGTGCAAGATCGCATGCTCGATACCACCGATATACTGATCTACATTCATCCAGTAGCTTACGCTTTTCTCGTCAAGCGCTTTTTGCTCCCAAGTCTTCTCATCGCTTGCAAATCTAGCAAAATACCAGCTACTCTCCACAAACGTATCCATCGTATCAGTCTCTCTGATCGCATCTTTACCGCATTTTGGACACTTTGTAAATTTCCAAGTTGGGTGTTTATCTAAAGGATTGCCCTCGCCTGTGATCTCGACATCTTCAGGTAGCGCGATAGGTAAATTTTCCTCTTTTTCAGGCACTACGCCGCAGCATTTGCAGTGCACTACTGGTATTGGCGCACCCCAGTATCTTTGGCGAGAAATTCCCCAGTCTCTTAATTTATAGTTTGTGATCCTTTTGCCTAAACCATCTTTTTCAAATTTTTCTATTATAAAATTTTTAGCTTCTTCTGAAACAAGTCCATTTATAAGCTCAGAATTTATAGAAATTCCATACTCAGAGTATGCTTTTGAGCCATCACTCTCGCCCTCAAGCGGCTTTACAACTGGTTTTATAGGAAGATTAAATTTACTTGCAAACTCGTAATCTCTTTGATCATGTGCGGGGACAGCCATGATAGCACCACTGCCGTAGTCAGCTAGGATAAAATTTGCAACCCAAACTGGGATTTTTTCATTGGTAAGTGGATGAACGACATAAATTCCTAAAAATTCTCCGTCTTTTTCACTCGCTTGACGCTCTCTTGGACTTTGATTGAGTATTGCTTTTATCTTTGTCTTTTTGTTTTCATCAATTTTATCACTCTCAAGCAATGCTTTTACGATAGGATGCTCAGGTGCAAGAGCTGTGTAACTAACGCCGTAAATTGTATCGGCCCTTGTAGTAAACACCTCAAAGCCGTCAAATTTACCACCTAAAGCCTCTTTTGAAGCTTCATCAAGATAAAATTTAAACTCCAAGCCGTAGCTTCTGCCGATCCAGTTTTCTTGCATTGTAATTACTTGATTTGGCCATTTGCCTTCAAGAAGTTTTAGATCATCAAGTAGCTCGCTAGCGTATTTTGTGATGTTAAAGTAATATCCTGGAAGCTCTTTTTGTACAACATCATTACCGCATCTCCAGCATTTACCATCCTCTACCTGCTCATTTGCAAGCACAGTTTGATCGTATTCACACCAATTTATAATTGCATTTTTTCTATAAACAAGCCCTTTTTCAAACATCTTTATAAAAAAGCTTTGCTCCCATTTTGTGTAAAGTGGATCAGACGTGGCTAAAATTCTCTTTTTAGAAAATGAAAAGCCAAGGCTTGCTAGCTCTTTTTTCATATAGTCGATATTTTCATAAGTCCAAATTTTAGGGTGAATTTTATGTTTTATGGCTGCGTTTTCAGCTGGCATGCCAAAGCTATCAAAGCCAATAGGATGAAGCACGTTGTAGCCGCTTTTTCTATATGACCTAGCCAGCGCATCGCCGATAGAGTAGTTTCTCACATGCCCCATATGTATGCGTCCGCTTGGATACGGAAACATACTTAGGATATATTTTTTCGGCAAGCTTAGATCGTCTTTTGGCTCAAATTCCTCATTTTTATCCCAAATTTCTTGCCATTTTTTTTCTATCTTTAAAGGCTCATATTTTCTCTTTTCAGCCATTTTTTCTCCTAAAATTCTTCTTGAGCTTTACTTGATTCTATTAAAACCAAGGCTAGTGAAAATATATTTGCAATGACTGCGCCAATAGCTAATGAATAGCTAAGTGTTATATTTTCAGAGACTTGCAAAATAACAAAAGCTGGTATAAGGTGTAAATCAGCAACCAGCGAGCTTGCAAAAAGCTCAGCTGAGAGTAAATTTTTAACACCGATTTTAAGTAGCGTTGAAACTAAATTTATACTAGCTGCCACAAAAAGTGCAATCTCGTTTTTATCATATAAAAATTCTGCCGTAGTCGTAAGACTCATCAATGCAAAAAATATGTAGATAACTTTTCCCCAGTTCATTATCCCTCCTTACACAACGCCTTTCTCAAACATGGCACGCTCTTTTTCACGCTCTTTTTTTATCTTTTGCTTTTCAGTCTCTCTACTTCTAAAATGCTCGATGCTAAATTTAAACCAGATAAGAAACGGCGAAGAGATGTAGATCGAACTGATCGTTCCTATGACAATACCAACGATAAGAATAAATGAAAATCCATGTATCATATCTCCACCAAATAAAAATAGCACAAGAACTGTCATCATCGTAGTTGCTGAAGTTAAGATAGTTCTAGAAAGTGTGGCTGAAACCGACTCATTGATAACACCCTCGATGTCAGTTCGCTTACTCTCTTTAATGCCTTCTCTTATCCTGTCAAAAATGATGATCGTATCATTTAGAGAGTAGCCAAGCACCGTTAAAACAGCCGCTAATGTATCCAAATTTACATCAATATCAAATAGCGAAATAGCGCCAACAGTTATAACTATATCGTGAATTTCAGTTGCGATCGCAGCAAGCGCAAAACGCCACTCAAATCTAAATGTTATGTAGATTAATATACCAATTAGTGAAATTCCAAGAGCCATCAAGCCTTTTTCTCTAAGCTCGTCACCAACCTTTGGTCCAACGATATCAACACGTCTTACTTCAAAATTTCCAGTATCTTTTAAAATTTGCTTTATCTCAGTGCCGATGTCGCCAGTTAAATTTGAGCTTGAACCTGAAAATCTAATAACCACCTCATCGTCACTTCCAAACTCAGTAACAGAGGCGTTTTTAAGCACTTCATTTGTACCAAAAGCGTCGCGGATTTTATCGAGTGGCGCTTTGGTGTCGTATTTTAGCTGGATAAGCGTACCGCCAGAGAAATCAATACCGTAGTTCAACCCCTTTGTAGCAAGTAAAACGATAGAGCCAACAAATAAAAATATAGAAAATGCTAGTGAAGCAAATCTAAAACGCATAAAATCATAAACTTTTGCTTTAGTAAAAATTTGCATCATTAGCTCCTTTTATAACCAAACCAAAGTCTGGTATTTCCACTTTTTTCTATCTTGTCCATAGCAGCATCAAACATGCCATGAGTACCAAGTATAGCTGTTAGCATCGAAGCCATGATACCTATTGCCATTGTTACTGCAAAGCCTTTAACTGGGCCAGTGCCATAAGCGTAAAGCACAGCAACTGTGATGATAGTAGTTAAGTTTGAGTCGATGATCGCACTCATAGCGTGCTCATAACCCTTTTGCACAGCTGTTCTTATCGCTACACCTTCACGCAAAAGCTCACGTATACGCTCATTTATGATGACGTTTGCATCAACAGCCATACCGATCGTTAGCACGATACCAGCCATACCAGGTAAAGTAAGCGTCGCTCCAAAAAGTGCCATAACAGCGACTAATATAACGACGTCTGCAACTAGCGCGATATTTGCAAAAATTCCAGAAATTCCATAATAAACCAGCATAAATAGCACGACCAAGATAGATCCAGCAGCAAGTGCTACCATACTTTGATTGATGCTCTCTTGTCCTAAAGATGGACCAACGCTTCTTTTTTCAAGCATCTTAACAGGGGCTAAAAGTGCACCGCTTCTAAGTGCAATTGCTACGTCGTGAGCCTCATCAAGGGTAAAGCCGCCGCTGATCTGACCGCTGCCGCCACCTATTCTTTCATTTATAACAGGAGCTGAATAAACCTTGCCATCAAGTACAATAGCAAGCCTTTTTCCAACATTTGCACCAGTAAAATCACCAAAAATTCTAGCGCCTTCTGAGTTAAGAGTAAAATTTATGATCGGTAGGTTATTTTGCTGAGAAAATGCAACCTTTGCATCAGTTAGCATCGAGCCGTCAAGCACTGGGATATTTTTAACGACATATTTTACACGGTCATTTTTAGCATCTTTAAAGATCACGTCACCATAGCTTTCAGCTTCAGCCTCGCTCATTGTATTAGCCTGATCTTGTCTTTTATCATCAACTGCCATAAGCTGCAAGTGAGCAGCCTTTGCGATGAGATCTCTTGCTCTTTGTTCATCCTCTTCAGTCTTTATACCAGGAAGCTCAACTAGGATATTGTCTTTGCCTTGTCTGGCAACAGTTGGCTCAGCTAGACCAAACTGATCGAGTCTATTTCTGATAGTTTCAACAGCTTGCGAGATCGCATATTCGATCGTATCCGTTCTTTCTTGCTCTGTTAAAGATATGCTGTAATTTAAACCATCTTTTTTAATATCAAGCCCCTTTATCTCAGCTAGTGCTTTATCTACTTTTGGAGCCTCGTCGCCATCAAGGAGAGTAAAGTCAA harbors:
- the mfd gene encoding transcription-repair coupling factor; amino-acid sequence: MQAKVYEYLLTHAPQILICEDDKEAALCADAASFAGFSAFKLPDFRAKKGDDLRSFNEELFEISSVLSKYYKFDGKKIIISPFSTLLNPLPTQKNLESSTIKLKDNLNLSEFADLLIRFGYECVDIVESVGEFSIRGEVIDIYGVNMDDPIRILLFGDEVESIRNYNTATQISNKNELSEAEIVPFIANLSKDEFEKVSQKIEDMQSDALVSDLNSLGFWAIDSFSDYLKEFDSRLIKKIDFEIYDVPKEKFKGIEILPEPKVYKDLEVTLNFDFFELNKSKSITVLSRNEGLFKGYELDGFANVKLEISPLVVNLTSSDKIVVSLNKFEKKRRVKRSSLVVDELKVNDYVVHEDYGIGRFLGLEKIKVLGATKEFVVIAYQNDDKLLLPVEHLNLIDRYIAQNGSMAVLDRLGKANFAKIKEKVREKLFAIASKIVAMAAKRELVAGKILQKEDISYLNFVQDAGFSYTSDQQKAVNDIKDELKSGKVMDRLLSGDVGFGKTEVAMNAIFTCIKSGFSAFFFVPTTLLSSQHYKTLSQRFSKFDIKVFRLDRFSSAKEKSSLQKALKENEPIVCVGTHALLGVKAENLGLIVVDEEHKFGVKQKEQLKEISQNSHILSMSATPIPRSLNMALSKIKTYSILTTPPSSRLDVRTSVREWDEKVIKEAIIRELRRGGQTFYIHNHIADIEQTANELRKILPKLRILILHSKVNAKVTEDEMMKFERGEYDLLLCTSIVESGIHLPNANTIIVENANKFGMADLHQLRGRVGRSDKQAYCYFLVENKDAISKDALKRLVALEGNSFLGAGSVLAYHDLEIRGGGNIIGEAQSGHIEAIGYSLYLKMLEDEINKLLNQDSAKLDKIDLKLSVSAFLNQEFIREDRLRLEIYRRLSKCKEVAEVYEIQSELEDRFGKIDTFTKQFLDVIIIKILALKAGIKTISNSEQNILITKNDDEKIRLKSHSKDDDDVLAEILVYLRKDKK
- a CDS encoding Mur ligase family protein; this translates as MSLAKFLDGKPLYYKEIDYGRIIRAYATIKEHIKPFKIIHIIGTNGKGSTGRFLAQILSQNGAKVGHYTSPHIFKFNERFWLNGEVASDEILEAAHERLQALLSDEYKIKTSYFEYMTLLSAVLFEGCDYFVCEAGMGGVLDATNVFEKELSIFTPIGFDHTAILGNSLEEISRTKFEAMGKRAILNDEMNEISVAIAKEIASEKGATLSFPREILTKENLNEIANYADKFNLPGFLRSNLTLAYAAAKILESGIDIKKLGALTLRGRCEKIASNLYADVGHNELGAKAVAKKFSSKEFSDKKLTLVYNSFLDKDFKAVLAALKPVIEGVLLYHYHCEGRELGGELINKALNELEISHREFEPSDMNDIKEAKNGKIYLAFGSFHLVEAFLKEYYASKGL
- a CDS encoding GGDEF domain-containing protein, translated to MAAVTVSQIVKEALNEIKDRHLMLTPENYTEVYNEISKKYGFTTEESKKIEKYISRLGDEYKNQALSLHIKTVDEFVAFMTARLSRGAQQGAGLVADDKKLQSLNAFARRILQAISMLHNKDAKSLAEQSMQLLARRYDEKNLEEMCLRWFDFVSSYDTEFLEFLKYYGVRNFDDLKTMSSELEKFLTQKDEDGEEDVLIQLLSLTLEPSITKDLDEELSSIRSTLKQNPKTLNSKEFQEKVKAFVDRRIEEDRTEIIEKVGSLNNVLQNISERISDIAVSSQSSSDKVKSIKNDLKNVNLNTNSIDQVRSMLIEIAGALEIESKELGIEMHNRQATILELQNRVNSLEKELEEAKLESKEDFLTKVSTKRALMNEIQRIEEAYKRYGTDYSICFVDIDHFKSINDTYGHEAGDVILSAVAQVLKKNARKVDFVGRYGGEEFVILLPSTGLKDSVKFGDKLRSMIENFKFIYKNERIKVTISSGIATRSANLSETMTLEAADKMLYLSKENGRNQVMPKIIEEK
- the lptE gene encoding LPS assembly lipoprotein LptE, whose product is MRYFLAFFIAIFICGCGYKPVSKITHDLVGDKIYVDVIISKEEPKNSVWIKDAVKEGMVARLNKNLSSKESADTSIIVSVNNLSYEAIIYDEFGYITSYKAHLSLNYKTKFKDGTVVDIPATGEYDFSVARRQKDVRFADSVLSDTQKYEAIKEASKEAFDEYIASLAVKGYRNGSSNR
- the leuS gene encoding leucine--tRNA ligase; the encoded protein is MAEKRKYEPLKIEKKWQEIWDKNEEFEPKDDLSLPKKYILSMFPYPSGRIHMGHVRNYSIGDALARSYRKSGYNVLHPIGFDSFGMPAENAAIKHKIHPKIWTYENIDYMKKELASLGFSFSKKRILATSDPLYTKWEQSFFIKMFEKGLVYRKNAIINWCEYDQTVLANEQVEDGKCWRCGNDVVQKELPGYYFNITKYASELLDDLKLLEGKWPNQVITMQENWIGRSYGLEFKFYLDEASKEALGGKFDGFEVFTTRADTIYGVSYTALAPEHPIVKALLESDKIDENKKTKIKAILNQSPRERQASEKDGEFLGIYVVHPLTNEKIPVWVANFILADYGSGAIMAVPAHDQRDYEFASKFNLPIKPVVKPLEGESDGSKAYSEYGISINSELINGLVSEEAKNFIIEKFEKDGLGKRITNYKLRDWGISRQRYWGAPIPVVHCKCCGVVPEKEENLPIALPEDVEITGEGNPLDKHPTWKFTKCPKCGKDAIRETDTMDTFVESSWYFARFASDEKTWEQKALDEKSVSYWMNVDQYIGGIEHAILHLLYARFFQKVLRDLGYLRDDEPFENLLTQGMVLKDGKKMSKSKGNVVDPDDIINKYGADTARLFILFAAPPQKELEWNDSAVDGAFRFLNRLWEKAQTIKKIDKLPQIDHESLNKDEKFARLKIYEALKKSTEVFGDTFAFNTLIAACMEALNAINAQDNEDVNAEGFFIILNLLEPIVPHIANELSEELFGRKNFTKIAVKEEVFVKDSIALAVTVNGKKRAEFEVAASESEGEILKLAKQNVAKWLEGKEILKEIYIKGKLVNFVIKG
- a CDS encoding DUF6394 family protein encodes the protein MNWGKVIYIFFALMSLTTTAEFLYDKNEIALFVAASINLVSTLLKIGVKNLLSAELFASSLVADLHLIPAFVILQVSENITLSYSLAIGAVIANIFSLALVLIESSKAQEEF
- the secF gene encoding protein translocase subunit SecF; translation: MQIFTKAKVYDFMRFRFASLAFSIFLFVGSIVLLATKGLNYGIDFSGGTLIQLKYDTKAPLDKIRDAFGTNEVLKNASVTEFGSDDEVVIRFSGSSSNLTGDIGTEIKQILKDTGNFEVRRVDIVGPKVGDELREKGLMALGISLIGILIYITFRFEWRFALAAIATEIHDIVITVGAISLFDIDVNLDTLAAVLTVLGYSLNDTIIIFDRIREGIKESKRTDIEGVINESVSATLSRTILTSATTMMTVLVLFLFGGDMIHGFSFILIVGIVIGTISSIYISSPFLIWFKFSIEHFRSRETEKQKIKKEREKERAMFEKGVV
- the secD gene encoding protein translocase subunit SecD: MRNARVTYRLIILILALIFGFGFSVPSFFQTQSGAKISLGLDLQGGLHMLLGVETSEAIHSKIKSIAGSINYYAKKEDVLIDKFKIKEENIDFTLLDGDEAPKVDKALAEIKGLDIKKDGLNYSISLTEQERTDTIEYAISQAVETIRNRLDQFGLAEPTVARQGKDNILVELPGIKTEEDEQRARDLIAKAAHLQLMAVDDKRQDQANTMSEAEAESYGDVIFKDAKNDRVKYVVKNIPVLDGSMLTDAKVAFSQQNNLPIINFTLNSEGARIFGDFTGANVGKRLAIVLDGKVYSAPVINERIGGGSGQISGGFTLDEAHDVAIALRSGALLAPVKMLEKRSVGPSLGQESINQSMVALAAGSILVVLFMLVYYGISGIFANIALVADVVILVAVMALFGATLTLPGMAGIVLTIGMAVDANVIINERIRELLREGVAIRTAVQKGYEHAMSAIIDSNLTTIITVAVLYAYGTGPVKGFAVTMAIGIMASMLTAILGTHGMFDAAMDKIEKSGNTRLWFGYKRS